The window AGGTGTTGTAATCTCATGCGTTACAACATTATCCGAAATCGTAAGTACCGCCAAAGCCTGCCTGCCGTATTTAGCTGCAAGGGTATATAATTCGGCGGCTTCCATTTCTACTGCAAGAACTCCGTATTCCGCCCAAAGTTTCCATGTTTCCAAATCATCGTAAAAAACGTCGGAACTGGCTATCTGTCCCACAAGCGGAGTAACTCCCATTTTTACCGCATAATCGTAAGCATTTTTTAAAAGGCTCCAATCCGCAGAAGGCGCATAATGGCAGCCTCTAAAACGGTGAGTGTTTATCCCCGAATCGGTACAAGCGGACATACCCAGTACTACGGAGCGAAGTCCGATATCTTTTTGCAATGCACCGGCGGTTCCTATGCGTATAGCCTTTTGAATACCGTAATCTTTAAACAATTCATTTACATAGATTGAAAGAGACGGCTGCCCCATTCCGGTTCCCTGTACCGAAACGGGAACACCCTTATAGGTGCCGGTAAAGC is drawn from Treponema pedis and contains these coding sequences:
- the deoD gene encoding purine-nucleoside phosphorylase, whose amino-acid sequence is MSIHIEAKQGEIADKILLPGDPLRAKFVAENFLENPKCYNNVRGMLGFTGTYKGVPVSVQGTGMGQPSLSIYVNELFKDYGIQKAIRIGTAGALQKDIGLRSVVLGMSACTDSGINTHRFRGCHYAPSADWSLLKNAYDYAVKMGVTPLVGQIASSDVFYDDLETWKLWAEYGVLAVEMEAAELYTLAAKYGRQALAVLTISDNVVTHEITTPEERQKTFKNMMEIALEAIIK